In Psychrobacter ciconiae, the following are encoded in one genomic region:
- a CDS encoding nitroreductase family protein, with protein MTEIIETQNTDNIDNLSAEQLISWINSRRSVSNLTEPAPSHENIRAAIGCAATAPDHKQLKPWRFIVTEGDARHAFGRALLAAAEATADRDGETLSEKEQQKTANLPLRAPVIITVVTKMEAHKKVPPFEQMLSAGAAVQNLILALKAQGFSSIWRTGLLCNEPAVKEYFEVGADDYVVGFIYTGSSPRDKSARKPVDIEPLTRFEL; from the coding sequence ATGACTGAAATCATTGAAACTCAAAACACCGATAATATCGATAACCTAAGCGCTGAGCAGCTAATCAGCTGGATTAATTCAAGACGTAGCGTCAGTAATCTGACCGAGCCTGCGCCAAGTCATGAGAACATCCGCGCGGCGATTGGCTGCGCGGCAACTGCTCCTGACCACAAGCAGCTAAAACCGTGGCGCTTTATTGTCACCGAAGGCGATGCCCGTCATGCGTTTGGTCGAGCCCTGCTTGCTGCCGCTGAAGCCACTGCTGATCGTGACGGCGAAACCCTGTCTGAAAAAGAGCAACAAAAAACGGCGAATTTACCACTGCGAGCACCCGTAATCATCACGGTCGTGACCAAAATGGAAGCTCATAAAAAAGTGCCGCCATTTGAGCAAATGCTTAGCGCAGGCGCTGCCGTTCAAAACTTGATTTTGGCATTAAAAGCCCAAGGCTTTAGCAGCATTTGGCGTACCGGATTGCTCTGCAATGAGCCTGCGGTAAAGGAGTATTTTGAGGTTGGCGCAGATGATTATGTGGTCGGCTTTATTTATACCGGTAGCAGTCCTCGCGACAAGTCGGCGCGAAAGCCGGTAGATATTGAGCCGTTAACCCGATTTGAGTTGTAA